A single genomic interval of Arctopsyche grandis isolate Sample6627 chromosome 8, ASM5162203v2, whole genome shotgun sequence harbors:
- the LOC143915316 gene encoding kelch-like protein 5 produces the protein MGDFDRQTQMKHGFSHIQWMQNFYAQSMYSDIKLIIKNKRYAVHKSILHMASALFRRLLNDNIRVLEMDSKDIREISVSKAIEFLYKGTIEELRIEQIANIVKLAELWQLDKLKDYCYLFVEGIFRDNSQVSQRLGDIDNYFINNFSKITTNIRFLNLSIENVKQLLSSDGLKVSSEEQVFRGLSQWIKYDWINRKKDLYSLMTCIRLPCCSVSFLLEEVRALCCESVEECQLLLDAILWHQFPQKRASLKLMNSDFRNIDKRVLILGGNNNEISGLIEMYNFNTNSWTDFFKIDINITFFLAETFKNNLIIFGGWDTKENRLNDKVYSLNLHTKQLTDLAPMNKNRSNGTSVIINERIVVTGGHDSLIHPMDTVEEYNIIENSWKIVASMNESRSDHASVVYKEKIYVFGGISASGDNLSSVEVFDPNANQWTMLRPMKWKISDLYAVVVNDSIYCTGGYNGTDFIGQVEKFDPSSNSWTDVSNMPVKDSGFQAIYHNEKIICFGGWRNSKIQVYDPAKNTWKIIGECSNRRNDYVALLLERNF, from the exons ATGGGTGACTTCGATCGGCAGACTCAAATGAAGCATGGATTTTCCCACATACAATGGATGCAAAATTTCTATGCGCAAAGTATGTATagtgatataaaattaataatcaaaaacaaaag ATATGCAGTTCACAAGTCAATTCTGCATATGGCGAGTGCGTTGTTTAGAAGATTATTGAATGATAATATACGAGTATTGGAAATGGATTCTAAGGATATCCGAGAAATATCTGTGAGCAAAGCTATTGAATTCTTATATAAAGGGACTATTG AGGAATTACGGATAGAGCAGATAGCAAACATTGTAAAATTGGCGGAGTTGTGGCAGTTAGATAAGCTAAAAGATTATTGCTATTTATTTGTAGAAGGAATATTTCGAGACAACAGTCAAGTATCACAAAGACTCGGAGATATTGATAATTACTTCATAAATAATTTCTCAAAG atAACAACGAATATACGGTTTCTGAATTTGTCAATTGAGAATGTGAAACAATTGCTTTCTTCCGATGGCTTGAAAGTGTCATCAGAAGAGCAGGTATTCAGAGGACTATCTCAGTGGATTAAATATGATTGGATCAACAGGAAAAAGGATCTATATTCACTAATGACATGTATCAGGTTACCATGTTGTTCTGTTTCG ttTTTACTGGAAGAAGTGAGGGCCCTGTGCTGTGAATCGGTTGAAGAATGTCAATTACTGTTAGATGCCATACTTTGGCACCAATTTCCTCAAAAGAGAGCTTCTCTGAAATTGATGAATTCCGATTTCCGAAATATCGATAAACGAGTTTTAATTTTAGGAGGAAATAATAATGAG atatcTGGTTTGATcgaaatgtacaattttaatactAACTCGTGGACCGATTtctttaaaattgatataaatatcacattttttcTGGCAgagacatttaaaaataatttgattatatttggTGGATGGGATACAAAAGAAAACAGGTTGAATGATAAG GTTTATTCGTTAAATTTACACACAAAACAGTTAACCGACTTAGCACCGATGAACAAGAACAGGTCTAATGGAACATCAGTCATTATTAACGAAAGAATCGTTGTCACCGGTGGACACGACTCTCTTATTCATCCAATGGACACCGTAGAAGA GTATAATATCATTGAAAACAGCTGGAAAATTGTTGCCTCCATGAATGAAAGTAGAAGCGATCATGCCTCAGTAGTCTATAAggaaaaaatttatgtattcgGCGGGATTTCTGCTTCTGGTGATAACTTAAGTTCGGTTGAAGTATTCGACCCAAATGCAAATCAATGGACGATGTTAAGACCGATGAAATGGAAAATAAGTGacttatat GCGGTTGTTGTCAACGATTCAATATATTGCACTGGTGGTTACAATGGTACTGACTTTATCGGTCAAGTAGAAAAATTCGATCCCAGCAGTAACAGTTGGACTGATGTAAGCAATATGCCTGTAAAAGATAGTGGATTTCAGGCAATTTATCACAATGAGAAGATAATATGTTTTG gggGTTGGAGGAATAGTAAAATACAGGTGTACGATCCTGCTAAAAACACGTGGAAAATAATTGGCGAATGTTCAAATCGACGAAATGATTATGTTGCGTTACTTTTGGAAAGAAACTTTTGA